A region of Saccopteryx leptura isolate mSacLep1 chromosome X, mSacLep1_pri_phased_curated, whole genome shotgun sequence DNA encodes the following proteins:
- the LOC136386089 gene encoding transmembrane protein 60-like, whose protein sequence is MRMSLAQRVLLTWLFTLLFLIMLVLKLDEKASWNWFLIFIPVWIFDTILLVMLTVKMARRYKSGFDSQHGSHNIKKTTTWYLIAMLLKLAFCLALCAKLEQFTIMNLSYVFIPL, encoded by the coding sequence ATGAGAATGTCCTTGGCTCAGAGAGTACTACTCACCTGGCTTTTCACATTACTCTTCTTGATCATGTTGGTGTTGAAATTGGATGAGAAAGCATCTTGGAACTGGTTTCTCATATTTATTCCAGTCTGGATATTTGATACTATACTTCTGGTCATGCTAACTGTGAAAATGGCTAGGCGATATAAGTCGGGCTTTGACTCTCAACATGGATcacacaatattaaaaaaacaacaacttggtACCTCATTGCAATGTTACTTAAATTAGCCTTCTGCCTTGCACTCTGTGCTAAACTGGAACAGTTTACTATCATGAATCTGTCCTATGTCTTCATTCCTTTGTGA